The Pseudomonadota bacterium genomic sequence CGAAGAACGCCAAGACCTGCGCTCGCCTGAGCGATTTGCGCAGAACCACCTTCCCCTTCCCGTCCACACCGTGTACCTGAAAGACGTACTTTGCAATGTCCAAACCGATTGTTGTACTGTTCATACCCGACTCCTCCTCTTCGTTTAAGTGGTCGTCTCATCCTCCACTTTGGCACATCACGATGCCGTTTAGGAGGGGAGGAGTCCATACCATTAGGCTACGATTTCTGCTCGAGCACTTCGCCGCGATCGCCAAGGCTTGCGCTTGGGACTATGCGGGCAAGCTCTGCATCGACGTTCTTGATGTCCAGCTTGCGGGCAGCTTCGCTCAAAGCGTGTTGCAGATACAAGCCGCGAATCTGTTCAAGGGCGAAAGCAAAGTCAATTTGTAACTGCGGAGCGGGTAACGAGATGGGCACGCTACGCGACTCTCACGATGTGCGCAAATAGCGCCCCCAATCTCTCAGCGGCGAGCCTCACATATCCCGGATGCAGCTCGATGCCGACATAGTTGCGTCCGGTTTCCTCGCAGACAAGACCGACCGTTCCGGAGCCGAAGAAGGGATCGAGGACGTAGTCACCGCGATGGGTGGAGGCGAGTATGCACGGCCTAATCAACGCTGGCGGGAAAGTCGCTGCATGAAGAAAGGATAGGGGTTGCGTGTTGACGTTCCAAACCGAGCGCTTATTGCGCCCATTCACGTCAAGAATCGACGTTCGATCATAGTAGTATTGCTCGCACTTGGTGAGCAAAAACAAGTATTCATGGGCTCGAGTTGGACGGTCCTTTACGCTCTCTGGCATCGCATTCGGTTTGTGCCAAATGATGTCGCTACGTAAGTACCACCCATCCTCTTGAAGCCGGAGCGCGAGCCGCCAAGGAATACCGAGAAGGTCCTTGGGCTTGAGTCCTTCAGGAGTGTCAGGGCGAACTTCCATTGCTCTTGCAGCGTTCTTCTTGTCAGGTGCACGCCAGCCCCGATTGCCACTTGTGTAGCCATCCCCGATGTTTAGCCAAAGCGTCCCGTCATCCTTCAGAACGCGCTTGATCTCGGCGAATATCGCGACAAGTCTGTTGAGGAACTGCGGGAGGGTCTCCTCGAGACCAACTTGACCGGGCAGGTTGTAATCCCGAAGTCCCCAATACGGCGGTGAAGTGACGACCGATTGAACGGCCTTGTCTGGGAGTCGAGCCAAGACTATGTGCGCGTCACCTTCGATGATGCACGAGGCCTCGATCTTTAATGATTCTGGGGGATCTACCTTAGCTTGTTTCAATCCCGCCTCCTCCGATCTGCTTCTTGCGCATATTCTATCCGGTTACGTCGCCAGGTATCACCTCTTGACGCTGAACTGGTTGTTGGACGGGCATCGGCGTTGTTTACCCCTTTAATGGTCCGAGGCGTATACTGGCCGAGACAGAGGTAGGAGAGTCACGATGCAATTTACCGCCGTGTTTCAGAGAGTCTCCGAAGGCTATATCGCCTTCGTCGAAGAGCTTCCCGGCGCGAACACGCAGGGTGCAACGCTGGAGGAGGCTCGCGAGAATCTTGCCGAGGCGGTTGAGCTTGTTCTGGAAGCAAACCGGGCGCTCGCTGAGGAACTGCTCCGGGGTCAAGACGTAATCCGGGAACCGTTTGATACATCAGCCGCATGAAGCGGCTGGATCTGATTCGTCACCTAGAAGTTCATGGGTGCGAGTTGCTGCGCGAAGGTAGAAAGCACTCGGTCTATGTCAACCGCCAGACTCGTCGGTCCACAACGGTGCCTCGGCGTCGCGAGATAAACAATTTTCTCGCTCGCACGATCTGCCGTGACCTGGAAATCCCAGGGCCCCGAGAGGACTAACCGCGGAGGCCTTTCACTTCCGGCTCCAGGGTAAGCGTTAGCGTGCTGTGCGCGCGATCGAAGTTCGGAGTCGGCGCAAGAACTGCTCGACATTAGAATGAGGAGCTTTTATTTCGACCCCGAACGGCGGTTCGCCAACCTAAATCAATATGTCTGAGCATACTCGCTTAGCACCTCGCGCACGCTTGTCACGAACCGTTCGAAAACCGCGTTCGGGTGCCATACGCCGGGCGCTGCCTCATTGAACATCTCCTTGCGAAGGCCGATCGGCAGCTCAAATTGCACTCCTCGCCCCGAGCGTCCGCGGTTGCAGATATTGGTCTTCCCAGTGCCTTGGCGCGTGGGGCTCGGATCCTCGGTGGCGGCAAAGCCCGATGCATCGAGCGCGGAAATGAAGCGCGCGCGCAGCGCGCTATCCAAGCCCCCGAGATAAACCACGCACCCCGATCCGCCGGCGCCGTGGATAGTTACGACGGTGCGTACACGCTGGACGGCGGCTAAGGCGCGCGGCTCATCGAAATTATCGCTGGTGATATGGAGAGAGTAGTTGCGGTGCGGTTTGATCCCTTCAAAACAATAATACGTGTGCTCGTTACCGGCGATCGCCTCGGCGATCGGCAGCGTGCCGCGCTCGATGCGTCCGCCGTGCGGGGCGACCACGGCAAACGGAGAATCCGCAAGCCGGACGTGCACGCGGTAGTCCCGCCCTTCGACTTCGGACGCACTCAGCAGAGCGTAGCTTCCATACCTGTCCA encodes the following:
- a CDS encoding site-specific DNA-methyltransferase; amino-acid sequence: MKQAKVDPPESLKIEASCIIEGDAHIVLARLPDKAVQSVVTSPPYWGLRDYNLPGQVGLEETLPQFLNRLVAIFAEIKRVLKDDGTLWLNIGDGYTSGNRGWRAPDKKNAARAMEVRPDTPEGLKPKDLLGIPWRLALRLQEDGWYLRSDIIWHKPNAMPESVKDRPTRAHEYLFLLTKCEQYYYDRTSILDVNGRNKRSVWNVNTQPLSFLHAATFPPALIRPCILASTHRGDYVLDPFFGSGTVGLVCEETGRNYVGIELHPGYVRLAAERLGALFAHIVRVA
- a CDS encoding type II toxin-antitoxin system HicA family toxin, whose product is MKRLDLIRHLEVHGCELLREGRKHSVYVNRQTRRSTTVPRRREINNFLARTICRDLEIPGPRED
- a CDS encoding poly-gamma-glutamate hydrolase family protein, whose product is MDRYGSYALLSASEVEGRDYRVHVRLADSPFAVVAPHGGRIERGTLPIAEAIAGNEHTYYCFEGIKPHRNYSLHITSDNFDEPRALAAVQRVRTVVTIHGAGGSGCVVYLGGLDSALRARFISALDASGFAATEDPSPTRQGTGKTNICNRGRSGRGVQFELPIGLRKEMFNEAAPGVWHPNAVFERFVTSVREVLSEYAQTY
- a CDS encoding type II toxin-antitoxin system HicB family antitoxin, with the translated sequence MQFTAVFQRVSEGYIAFVEELPGANTQGATLEEARENLAEAVELVLEANRALAEELLRGQDVIREPFDTSAA
- a CDS encoding IS110 family transposase translates to MNSTTIGLDIAKYVFQVHGVDGKGKVVLRKSLRRAQVLAFF